The nucleotide sequence GCGTGCAGCCCCGGATAGGTAAAAAACACTTCGAGCCGGTTGCGGGCGGCAGGATCGCGATCGAAGACGCAGTCGATATCTTCTAAGAGCTGCTCCCAAGCGCGCAGTCGAGGTCGGGGAATTGCGCGCTTGGGTTGCGGTTGCTTCGAGTTCGAGCCGCGAACCTCAGTCTGGCGATCGCCAGAAGCATCCGAGTAATTCACTGGATCGACCATCAGAATGTCTCAATTGCTAAAAAACAAGTTCGGCGGCTGGCAGGTGATAGCTACGTCCCCTCAGTGTATGCTCCATCTCCTCAAGCAAAGCAGTCCACTGGGCGGTCGCCCCTTTTGCGAGCGAGATTGCGAGGAACGACACAGGAGTGAAAAACCAAGAATACAATAAAGCAATGTGCTGATGCTCCCTCGTGGGTCAGTCAACCTCAAAATCAACCAGAATCACTTGCATACACCCCATTCATTCTAGGCGCGGAGTTAGCGATGAGCGATGCAATCCACACCACTATCCAACAACAGGTCGACAACAACAAAATCATGATCTACATGAAGGGAACGCCCGAATTTCCCCAATGCGGCTTTTCTGCAGCCACCATCCAAGTCTTCGAACGGATGGGCTATCCCTATGCCACTGCAAACGTGCTCGACGATGACGAGCTCCGCCAAGGCATCAAAACTTTCTCCAACTGGCCCACCATCCCTCAGGTTTACATCGACGGAGAATTCGTGGGGGGCTGCGATATCGCTTTAGAGATGTACAATCGCGGCGAATTAGAACCCCTAGTCAAAGCCGCTGTTGAAGGGGCCAAGGCATAGTCCCCGCAGGCAATTGCAGTTGGCCCTCGCGGTTTTTCGCCCAGCCAGCTTCATAAATTGCAACGACTGATTCTGAGAAAGCCATTCCCGCTGTGCTTTAAGATCGGGATTGGCTTTCTTTTGCTTGAAGAAACAATCGACGAGTTGAACGTTTGAAATGACCCATTCTATCTCCGCTCCTCCGATCGCGGGCGATCGCCTCTTACGTGCAGCGCGGGGCGAGGTTGTAGACCGTCCGCCCGTCTGGATGATGCGACAGGCCGGTCGCTATATGCAGGAGTATCGGGTTCTGCGGGAAAAATATAGCTTCAAAGAGCGCTGCGAACAACCAGAATTGGCTGTGGAGATTTCTCTACAGCCCTTCCGCGCCTTCCGCCCTGACGGCGTCATCATGTTCTCCGACATCCTCACCCCCCTCGACGGCATGGGCATCCCCTTCGACCTCGTGGAAAGCGTCGGTCCCATCATCGATCCCCCCATCCGCACTCGAGCACAGGTGGATAAAGTCCGCCCACTCAATCCAGAAGAAAGCCTCCCCTTCATCAAAGAAATTTTAAGCACGCTGCGCAGTGAAATTGGCGATCGCGCCACTCTCCTGGGCTTTGTGGGTGCCCCCTGGACGTTGG is from Synechococcus sp. PCC 7336 and encodes:
- the grxD gene encoding Grx4 family monothiol glutaredoxin, which produces MSDAIHTTIQQQVDNNKIMIYMKGTPEFPQCGFSAATIQVFERMGYPYATANVLDDDELRQGIKTFSNWPTIPQVYIDGEFVGGCDIALEMYNRGELEPLVKAAVEGAKA